The Linepithema humile isolate Giens D197 chromosome 2, Lhum_UNIL_v1.0, whole genome shotgun sequence genome has a segment encoding these proteins:
- the LOC136997856 gene encoding uncharacterized protein — MSQSEKAGDMPGADAAQIGRVSVRVPPFWPEEPELWFAQLESQFLLSAVTSDSTKYAYAISQIETKYIKEIKDVITNPPPCGKYKAVKRALIQRLSDSQEHRIRQLLEREELGDRKPSQFLRHLRTLAGNAVPDQLLRTLWLGRLPAQMQIILATRADDPLEDVAEQADRVYEVTCRTVAVLDKPKETKSKPTGSLEDQIQALVKQVAALDTRLGRQEHRHKQQRHRSRSRSRTKSNSEEDSEFCFFHRRFGSKARKCTEPCTYKEKKKDKTEN; from the coding sequence ATGAGCCAATCAGAGAAGGCCGGCGATATGCCAGGCGCCGACGCAGCACAAATCGGCAGAGTATCGGTGCGAGTACCACCTTTTTGGCCGGAGGAACCAGAATTATGGTTCGCCCAATTAGAGAGCCAGTTCCTGCTGAGCGCCGTCACGTCGGATTCAACCAAATACGCATACGCAATCTCGCAAATCGAGACAAAATACATTAAGGAAATCAAAGACGTGATAACGAATCCTCCGCCATGCGGGAAATACAAAGCCGTAAAAAGGGCACTCATCCAAAGGCTGAGCGACTCACAGGAACACCGCATCCGCCAATTATTAGAGCGAGAGGAACTAGGCGACCGAAAGCCATCGCAGTTCCTGCGCCATCTAAGGACGCTCGCGGGCAATGCCGTGCCTGATCAACTCCTGCGCACGCTATGGCTGGGGCGTTTACCGGCCCAAATGCAGATTATACTAGCGACGCGAGCTGACGATCCTCTCGAGGACGTGGCGGAACAGGCCGACCGCGTCTACGAAGTCACATGCCGAACAGTCGCAGTATTGGACAAGCCTAAGGAGACGAAATCAAAACCTACCGGCTCGCTCGAGGACCAGATACAGGCATTGGTCAAGCAAGTCGCCGCACTCGACACGCGATTGGGCCGGCAGGAGCACCGCCACAAACAGCAGCGCCACAGATCGCGCAGCCGCAGTCGGACTAAATCAAATTCGGAAGAAGACAGCGAATTTTGTTTCTTCCATCGGCGATTCGGCAGCAAGGCCAGAAAGTGTACAGAGCCATGTACATacaaggagaagaagaaggacaAAACGGAAAACTAG